One bacterium DNA segment encodes these proteins:
- a CDS encoding NUDIX hydrolase, which yields MTEPLSFEQAKGLELHAPFWRPEEVEALMVHRPQLPLYHVELSVSQRRASEWHNALYRDQTRRGEVVLCLQNSAGQFLMHTKSFYLPGVYRLLTGGIHYHEPLLAALERETLEETGWQSLSYQPMAVVFYTFCCQQARIPFFSYLFFTAVAGLNPLVQDKGESISDFAWMDSAELKKATQVLQQLPPEWEDWGRMRAIPHTILLQLSVKG from the coding sequence ATGACCGAGCCGCTCTCTTTTGAACAGGCCAAGGGCCTGGAACTGCATGCGCCTTTTTGGCGGCCGGAGGAGGTGGAGGCGCTGATGGTGCACCGGCCCCAGCTCCCGTTGTACCATGTCGAGCTGTCGGTTTCTCAACGTCGGGCCTCGGAATGGCATAACGCGCTGTATCGCGACCAAACCCGGCGCGGAGAGGTGGTGCTCTGCTTGCAGAACAGCGCCGGGCAATTTCTCATGCATACTAAATCGTTCTATCTGCCGGGCGTGTACCGCCTATTGACCGGCGGCATCCATTACCATGAACCCTTGTTGGCCGCGCTGGAGCGTGAAACGCTGGAGGAAACCGGTTGGCAATCGCTCTCCTATCAACCGATGGCGGTTGTTTTCTACACTTTTTGCTGCCAGCAAGCGCGGATTCCGTTTTTCTCCTATCTGTTTTTCACCGCTGTGGCCGGCCTGAACCCCCTTGTCCAGGATAAAGGCGAGAGCATTTCCGACTTTGCCTGGATGGATTCGGCTGAGCTGAAAAAAGCGACACAGGTGCTGCAACAGCTGCCCCCGGAATGGGAGGACTGGGGTCGGATGCGGGCGATACCGCACACTATTTTGCTGCAGCTGTCTGTAAAGGGGTAG